The Alosa alosa isolate M-15738 ecotype Scorff River chromosome 9, AALO_Geno_1.1, whole genome shotgun sequence genome includes a region encoding these proteins:
- the crb1 gene encoding LOW QUALITY PROTEIN: protein crumbs homolog 1 (The sequence of the model RefSeq protein was modified relative to this genomic sequence to represent the inferred CDS: inserted 1 base in 1 codon), which yields MDIAALLLIKINSPACFLLGLAVVAWIQSVSPLQASSVCLSKPCQNGGSCQEAPLEYLCQCPSPLPSPLRPECQEEHQPCLHGTCRGNTTCQPKYAGSQELSCRCEVGTSGQSCESRVQLCAQFHCGVEKEEGAQCRLSSSPSVEQGYSCVCQPGFTGAQCETPMDQCTPNPCRNRAICRSRGDGPTCFCVPGFQGALCEIEVNECISQPCQNGATCVNKIGRYLCLCRPGFTGVSCELQIDECQSQPCLNGGRCHDYVNGFSCTCAAGFQGDRCEVDVDECRDQPCQHGARCIDGINSFSCDCSQTGFMGLHCEVPEPPCLSGPCLNGAECEENGTDYTCKCWPGFEGPRCEVDVSECASGPCLNSGRCLERSWEALYGTEPDFPETFDPRHAAGYTCRCSPGFTGILCKEDVNECDASPCQNGGVCENTLGSYTCVCPHLSPDGLHYGGQNCTVALVGCEGHECQNAAACLPFLSEGRHGYGCLCPAGFTGSRCQRSTTFSFERRGRLLLQTPLLDAEAASNITLSFRTVLTDAVLFQRGSGGPLLTLEVHDGRLRLSLRVGDTPLGALELSRNVTDGQWHGVQALLSEGLLALTLLDAGCESGGPDCEGSTQVDSGPPGSALQHTLIGGPDGPSFIGCLRDLFVDSQLMVPEDWLSSSAINVXAGCSHRDRCLDGPCENRGQCVNLWQAYQCHCQRPYQGQNCSEEYVTARFGHEEAQSYAIFSLDQEPAEPDTLSVSLFVRTRRPSGLLLVLSNGTGQYLRIWLQRGLVHVQVHQLEEVRGAGALDDGEVHLVTVSVEGGQLRLAQSGQGEGVVSAETRPVRVQAGDVVHVGGLEEARGTATFGGYFKGCVQDLRLGASLLQFFALELDDEPVSSLVPQRMSHVIQGCVGDDTCAKNPCQNGGMCYSVWDDFTCTCPPNTAGQQCEEVKWCELSPCPPEAVCRTLGRGYECIANMTFQGNTAITYRGSERIESSLTSIAFSLRTRQRDGAILHAERGAEFITVWLQDGLLVLQLLSGNTSSSSSSSSSSLSPSVPPSSSSSSSSSSLLVASETLTLRSLVPVNDGAWHNVEFFMVAPWAEASPWTLLLDDREELSSTSGAALAGSLDFLRDGGVDVQLGGLGPEAGGWGLTGCLGTVELGGVPLPFYGADEVRLPRLQAERFDLRGVAGAVPSAGCWGEPVCHPEPVCLNGGLCRDLFNDYACDCAPGWAGRRCEFNEDTCASAPCVHGNCTVVGLEYRCVCQVGYTGTNCSTEVDVCEGHACANGATCLHGVNKYACLCAENYTGSYCEDKVEEIPWYLVVHKMRPKLPVTICGDELRNYACFNGGNCSELELSCDCLPGFIGHRCEQELDECKSNPCLNGGYCRNLVNKFQCVCEMSFGGERCQVDLSVEGLTSDLLLSASLLAVALLLALSASVTVLVVTLNRRATRGTYSPSRQEKEGSRVELWSIVQPPPTERLI from the exons ATGGATATTGCTGCATTGCTGTTAATCAAGATTAATTCACCCGCTTGCTTTCTACTGGGTTTAGCAGTGGTTGCATGGATACAAA GTGTGTCTCCACTCCAAGCCAGTTCTGTGTGCCTGTCAAAGCCATGCCAGAATGGGGGGTCGTGCCAGGAGGCCCCCTTGGAATACCTCTGTCAGTGCCCATCTCCTTTGCCCAGTCCCCTCCGCCCGGAGTGCCAGGAAGAACACCAGCCATGCCTACACGGGACCTGCCGGGGGAACACCACGTGCCAGCCCAAATATGCGGGCTCTCAGGAGCTGTCTTGTCGCTGTGAGGTGGGCACTTCCGGGCAGTCATGTGAGTCCAGGGTGCAGCTCTGTGCCCAGTTCCACTGTGGagtagagaaggaggagggtgCCCAATGTCGCCTGTCGTCCAGCCCCAGTGTAGAGCAGGgttacagctgtgtgtgtcagCCGGGCTTCACGGGGGCCCAGTGTGAGACCCCCATGGACCAGTGCACCCCGAACCCCTGCCGCAACCGGGCCATCTGCCGGAGCCGTGGCGACGGGCCCACTTGCTTCTGCGTGCCAGGATTCCAGGGGGCGCTGTGTGAGATCGAGGTGAACGAGTGCATCTCCCAGCCCTGCCAGAATGGAGCCACTTGCGTGAACAAGATTGGCAGGTACCTGTGTCTATGCAGGCCTGGGTTCACAG GTGTCAGCTGTGAGCTCCAAATTGATGAGTGTCAGTCACAGCCTTGCCTCAACGGGGGCCGTTGCCATGACTATGTCAACGGCTTCTCCTGCACGTGCGCCGCTGGTTTCCAGGGTGACCGGTGTGAAGTGGATGTTGATGAATGCAGGGACCAGCCATGTCAACATGGTGCACGGTGCATTGATGGCATAAACAG TTTCAGCTGTGACTGCTCTCAGACAGGATTCATGGGGCTCCACTGTGAAGTCCCAGAGCCGCCATGCCTGTCTGGTCCATGCCTCAACGGTGCGGAGTGTGAGGAGAATGGCACGGACTACACCTGCAAGTGTTGGCCAG GTTTTGAAGGGCCGCGCTGTGAAGtggatgtgagtgagtgtgccaGCGGCCCATGTCTGAACAGTGGTCGATGCCTCGAGCGGTCCTGGGAGGCCCTCTACGGCACTGAGCCAGACTTCCCGGAGACGTTTGACCCCCGCCATGCTGCGGGATACACCTGCAGATGCTCACCTGGATTTACAG GTATCCTTTGTAAGGAAGACGTAAACGAGTGTGATGCCTCACCGTGTCAGAACGGCGGTGTCTGTGAGAACACGCTGGGCAGCTACACCTGCGTGTGTCCGCACCTGTCCCCAGATGGGCTCCACTACGGCGGTCAGAACTGCACGGTGGCACTTGTGGGCTGCGAGGGCCACGAATGCCAGAATGCCGCTGCCTGCCTGCCGTTCCTGAGCGAGGGTCGCCACGGCTACGGCTGCCTGTGCCCGGCTGGCTTCACCGGCTCACGCTGCCAGAGGTCCACCACGTTCTCGTTCGAGCGCCGCGGCCGACTGCTCCTGCAGACGCCGCTGCTAGACGCCGAGGCCGCCTCCAACATCACGCTGAGCTTCCGCACCGTGCTGACCGACGCTGTGCTCTTTCAGCGGGGCAGTGGCGGGCCCCTGCTGACCCTGGAGGTCCACGACGGGCGCCTGCGGCTCAGCCTTCGCGTCGGGGACACTCCGCTCGGGGCCCTGGAGCTGTCGCGGAACGTGACAGACGGCCAGTGGCACGGCGTCCAGGCGCTGCTCAGCGAGGGCCTGCTGGCACTGACCCTGCTGGACGCGGGCTGCGAGAGCGGCGGCCCAGACTGCGAGGGCTCGACTCAGGTGGACAGCGGGCCCCCGGGGTCGGCGCTGCAGCACACCCTGATCGGTGGACCGGACGGCCCAAGCTTCATCGGCTGCCTGAGGGACCTGTTCGTGGACTCGCAGCTGATGGTGCCAGAGGACTGGCTAAGCAGCTCGGCCATCAACG ACGCCGGCTGCAGCCACCGCGACCGCTGCCTGGATGGGCCCTGCGAGAACCGTGGCCAATGTGTGAACCTGTGGCAGGCCTACCAGTGCCACTGCCAGAGGCCATACCAGGGCCAGAACTGCTCTGAGG AGTATGTCACTGCCCGCTTTGGGCATGAGGAGGCGCAGAGCTACGCCATCTTCTCCCTGGACCAGGAGCCCGCCGAGCCAGACACACTGTCCGTCTCGCTGTTCGTGCGGACGCGGCGTCCCTCGGGCCTCCTGCTGGTGCTGTCCAACGGAACGGGTCAGTACCTGCGCATATGGCTGCAGCGCGGCCTGGTGCACGTGCAGGTCCACCAGCTGGAGGAGGTGCGGGGGGCGGGCGCGCTGGACGACGGCGAGGTCCACCTGGTGACCGTCAGCGTGGAGGGGGGCCAGCTGCGCCTGGCCCAGTCAGGGCAGGGCGAGGGGGTGGTCAGCGCGGAGACGCGCCCTGTGAGGGTGCAGGCGGGGGACGTGGTGCACGTCGGAGGGCTGGAGGAGGCACGGGGCACGGCCACGTTCGGGGGCTACTTCAAGGGCTGTGTGCAGGATCTGAGGCTGGGCGCCTCGCTGCTGCAGTTCTTCGCCCTGGAGCTGGATGACGAGCCGGTCAGCTCGCTGGTGCCCCAGAGGATGAGTCATGTCATCCAGGGATGTGTGGGAGACGATACCTGCGCT AAAAACCCCTGCCAGAATGGGGGCATGTGCTACTCGGTGTGGGATGACTTCACATGCACGTGTCCACCCAACACAGCCGGGCAGCAGTGTGAGGAGGTGAAGTGGTGTGAGCTGTCGCCCTGCCCGCCGGAAGCTGTGTGCCGCACTCTGGGCCGCGGCTACGAGT gTATTGCCAACATGACTTTCCAGGGGAACACGGCCATAACCTACAGAGGCAGTGAGAGGATTGAGAGCAGCCTGACCAGCATTGCCTTCAGCCTGCGGACCCGCCAGCGCGACGGCGCCATCTTGCACGCAGAGCGCGGCGCAGAGTTCATCACCGTGTGGCTGCAGGACGGCCTGCTGGTCCTGCAGCTGCTGAGCGGCAACACCTCCTCTTCGTCCTCTTCGTCGTCATCATCGTTATCGCCATCAgtaccaccatcatcatcatcatcatcctcatcatcctcattGTTGGTGGCATCGGAAACCCTCACCCTGCGCAGCTTGGTACCGGTGAATGACGGCGCCTGGCACAACGTCGAGTTCTTTATGGTGGCGCCGTGGGCCGAGGCCTCGCCGTGGACACTGCTGCTGGATGACCGCGAGGAGCTCTCGTCCACCTCGGGTGCGGCCCTGGCGGGCAGCCTGGACTTCCTCCGCGACGGCGGTGTGGACGTGCAGCTGGGCGGCCTGGGCCCCGAGGCGGGCGGCTGGGGCCTGACCGGCTGCCTTGGCACGGTGGAGCTGGGCGGCGTGCCGCTGCCCTTCTACGGCGCCGACGAGGTGAGACTGCCGCGGCTGCAGGCCGAGCGCTTCGACCTGAGGGGCGTGGCGGGCGCGGTGCCAAGCGCCGGCTGCTGGGGCGAGCCCGTGTGCCACCCGGAGCCCGTCTGCTTGAACGGCGGACTCTGCCGCGACCTCTTCAACGACTACGCGTGCGACTGCGCCCCGGGCTGGGCGGGCCGCCGCTGCGAGTTCAACGAGGACACGTGTGCCTCGGCGCCGTGCGTCCACGGCAACTGCACGGTGGTTGGCCTGGAGTACAGGTGCGTGTGCCAGGTGGGCTACACGGGCACCAACTGCAGTACGGAGGTGGATGTGTGCGAGGGGCATGCCTGCGCCAACGGCGCCACCTGCCTGCATGGCGTCAACAAGTACGCCTGCCTGTGCGCCGAGAACTACACAGGCTCTTACTGCGA AGATAAGGTTGAGGAGATTCCATGGTACTTAGTCGTCCATAAAAT GCGCCCCAAGCTCCCGGTGACCATCTGTGGGGACGAGCTGCGCAACTACGCGTGCTTCAACGGGGGCAACTGCTCCGAGCTGGAGCTGAGCTGCGACTGCCTGCCGGGATTCATCGGACACCG gtgcGAGCAGGAACTGGACGAGTGCAAGTCCAATCCGTGCCTGAACGGTGGCTACTGCCGGAACCTGGTGAACAagttccagtgtgtgtgcgagaTGAGCTTCGGCGGCGAACGCTGCCAGGTGGAT TTGAGTGTTGAGggcctgacctctgacctgctACTGTCGGCCAGCCTGCTTGCCGTGGCGCTGCTGTTGGCTCTGTCAGCCTCGGTGACGGTGCTGGTGGTGACGCTGAACCGGCGGGCGACCCGCGGCACCTACAGCCCCAGCCGGCAGGAGAAGGAGGGCTCTCGCGTGGAGCTGTGGAGCATCGTCCAGCCGCCGCCCACAGAGAGGCTCATCTGA